A portion of the Ficedula albicollis isolate OC2 chromosome 4, FicAlb1.5, whole genome shotgun sequence genome contains these proteins:
- the FGL1 gene encoding fibrinogen-like protein 1, translated as MKTLIIIDFVLAASLIDVIGSSDLQKCFQEQLQLQGQVRLLEHHVKQQQLKIIQLLEKKEIQYSDKEDENSVIDLRGKRQYSDCAEIYNEGHKQNGFYKIKPTQSPREFLAFCDMSEGGGWTVFQRRSDGSQNFDRVWADYEEGFGNFVSKNGEFWLGNKNLHYLTNQGNYTLRIDLTDFEGERRFAQYARFRVAGEEHSYEMSCGEYSGTAGDSLAGGFHPEVKWWADHRGMKFSTRDRDNDNYEGNCAEEEKAGWWFNRCHSANLNGLYYRGPYTAKTDNGIVWYTWHGWWYSLKSVVMKVRPADFERSIV; from the exons ATGAAGACTTTGATAATCATTGATTTTGTCCTTGCGGCTAGCTTGATAGATGTCATTGGCAGCTCT gatttacagaaatgttttcaagagCAGCTACAACTTCAGGGCCAGGTGAGGCTTCTGGAACATCatgtgaaacagcagcagttaaAAATCATACAGCTCTTAGAGAAGAAAGAGATTCAGTACAGTGacaaagaagatgaaaacagTGTCATTGACTTGAGAGGAAAAAGACAGTATTCAG ATTGTGCAGAAATCTACAATGAAGGCCATAAGCAGAAtggattttataaaataaaaccaacccaGAGTCCTAGAGAATTCCTTGCGTTCTGTGACATGTCTGAAGGAGGTGGCTGGACTGTGTTTCAGAGACGTTCTGATGGCAGCCAGAATTTTGATAG AGTCTGGGCTGACTATGAAGAAGGCTTTGGAAATTTTGTTTCGAAAAATGGTGAATTTTGGCTTGGGAACAAAAATCTTCATTATTTGACTAATCAAG ggaattaTACTTTAAGAATTGATCTGACTGATTTTGAAGGAGAACGGCGTTTTGCACAATATGCAAGATTCAGAGTTGCAGGAGAAGag CATTCTTATGAGATGAGTTGTGGTGAATactctggcacagctggtgaTTCCCTTGCTGGTGGATTTCATCCTGAAGTAAAATGGTGGGCTGATCACCGAGGAATGAAATTCAGTACTAGAGACAGGGACAATGACAACTATGAAGGGAACTGTGCTGAAGAGGAAAAGGCTGGCTGGTGGTTTAACAg GTGTCACTCTGCCAACCTGAATGGTTTGTACTACAGAGGTCCCTACACTGCCAAGACAGACAATGGGATTGTCTGGTACACCTGGCATGGGTGGTGGTATTCCCTAAAATCCGTTGTCATGAAGGTCAGACCTGCAGACTTTGAACGTAGTATTGTATAA